The window AAGCGCTATTATCGAAGGAAGTGTCAATAATGAGGTGATTATCACTTTAGATAATGGTGATGAGATCGTTACTGTTATCACTAAACAGAGTTGTGAAACTTTGGGAATTGTCCCTGGTAAAGTGGTAATCTCCGTGATCAAAGCACCTTGGGTTGTTTTAGCACAAGCAGATGGCAATCTTCGTTTTTCTGCACGTAATCAGTTCTTAGGACGCGTTGAGAAGTGTGTGAAAGGCGCGGTTAATAGTACTGTCCACTTTGTCACAGAGAAGGGACTTGGTTTAACAGCAGTGATTACCAATGAGAGCTTCGATGAGATGGAGATTAAAGAGGGCGTAAAGGTTATCGGCCTTATTAAAGCATCTAGCATTATTGTTGCGACAGAGAAAGAGGATTAAGTAATATAAAGCGAATATAAAACAGTAGAGATAGAGGGGAGAAAGATTCTAAAAAAGTAAAGAGATTGTGTATAATCTTTTATTGCTTCAATCTTTACATATTAATATTAGAGAGCATTAGCGGTTTAGGTGCTATTTTCGACACTAATGATCAGTAAGAGATAGCGTGTTACTACTATTTTATTCGACCAAATAATTGAATCGAATTATATTGAGTTAATAAGGAATCAGAGATGAGAAAGCTTTTATTAGGTGCTGCGGTTCTCTTTGTTTTAGCGGCATGTTCATCAAAAGGGATTACGCCTATGAGCCAATTAGATACAAAAATTGCAACAGTTCCAGAATTGCAACATCATGATTATCAATTGGTATCTGTGAATGGCAAAGCCTTCGAAGCAGGTAAAAATGAAGCGGCGCCAACAATTGCATTTAGCCAAGAT of the Ignatzschineria indica genome contains:
- a CDS encoding TOBE domain-containing protein, producing MRAVSARNQLRGKVSAIIEGSVNNEVIITLDNGDEIVTVITKQSCETLGIVPGKVVISVIKAPWVVLAQADGNLRFSARNQFLGRVEKCVKGAVNSTVHFVTEKGLGLTAVITNESFDEMEIKEGVKVIGLIKASSIIVATEKED